One Paenibacillus riograndensis SBR5 DNA segment encodes these proteins:
- a CDS encoding ABC transporter permease, which produces MSSIMKHHLFWPLCVLAALLLFNLCYSPDFFSITVHDGHLYGSLIDILNFGAPLILVAIGMTLVVATKGIDLSVGSIVAISGAIACLSISRGADQNSMGLILTSVLLAAGLSLLLGAWNGLLVSGAGIQPIIATLILMVAGRGIAQLITGGQIITVTSTKYAYIGSGSLAALPFSIFVVALVLVIALLLTRGTALGLFIESVGCNPAASKMSGIRAHLVILAVYVFCGLCAGIAGLLLSSNVSSADGNNAGLWYELDAILAVVIGGTSLNGGRFYLTGTVIGALIIQTLTTTIYMIGVPPEITLVVKACVVLAVCLIQSDTFRAAIATRWKSRHYPAEKEMSRHAS; this is translated from the coding sequence ATGAGCTCAATAATGAAGCATCATTTATTCTGGCCGCTGTGCGTTCTGGCTGCACTGCTGCTGTTCAACCTGTGTTATTCGCCGGATTTCTTCTCCATCACCGTCCATGACGGGCATCTATACGGCAGCTTGATTGACATTCTGAACTTCGGTGCCCCGCTGATTCTGGTAGCTATCGGGATGACGCTGGTAGTGGCTACCAAAGGGATCGACCTGTCGGTTGGTTCCATAGTAGCCATCTCGGGCGCTATTGCCTGCCTGAGCATCAGCAGAGGAGCGGATCAGAACAGTATGGGGCTGATCCTGACCTCGGTGCTGCTGGCGGCAGGCCTGTCGCTGCTGCTGGGGGCCTGGAACGGACTGCTGGTCTCCGGGGCCGGGATTCAGCCGATTATCGCCACGCTGATTCTGATGGTTGCGGGTAGGGGCATCGCCCAGCTCATTACCGGCGGACAGATTATTACGGTAACCAGCACCAAGTATGCGTACATCGGGTCCGGTTCACTGGCTGCGCTGCCTTTCTCTATTTTTGTCGTAGCGCTGGTTCTGGTGATTGCCCTGCTGCTTACCCGGGGGACGGCTCTCGGCCTGTTCATCGAATCGGTGGGCTGCAATCCGGCCGCCAGCAAGATGTCCGGCATCCGTGCCCACTTAGTCATTCTGGCTGTCTATGTGTTCTGCGGCCTATGCGCCGGCATCGCCGGCCTGTTGCTCAGCTCGAATGTCTCCAGCGCCGACGGCAACAATGCCGGTCTCTGGTATGAGCTGGACGCTATTCTGGCCGTGGTCATCGGCGGGACGTCGCTGAACGGCGGCCGCTTCTATCTTACCGGCACCGTGATCGGAGCGCTGATCATCCAGACGCTGACCACAACCATCTATATGATCGGCGTCCCGCCGGAGATAACGTTGGTTGTTAAGGCCTGTGTCGTTCTGGCCGTCTGCCTGATCCAGTCGGACACCTTCCGCGCCGCGATTGCCACCCGCTGGAAGTCGCGGCATTACCCCGCTGAGAAGGAGATGAGCCGTCATGCCTCTTAA
- a CDS encoding sugar ABC transporter ATP-binding protein, with product MDIALSTQQPILQMTRIHKRFPGVKALTDVSLRLFPGEVHALMGENGAGKSTLIKVLTGVYSIDEGLVEMEGTAISMRSPQESQAAGISTVYQEVNLCPNLTVAENIFIGREPRRFGCIQWKQMNLRAAELLSERMNLHIDVTLPLQSYSVAVQQLVAIARALNISAKVLILDEPTSSLDQNEVDQLFRIMRKLQQEGLSILFVTHFLDQMYEISDRVTILRGGELVGEYMAKELSRLDLVLKMIGKELHLLDELPELAAQDKNSLGDELLRAEGLGRRGGIEPFDLAIRKGEVVGLAGLLGSGRTEAARLLFGADKPDFGQVTLPSSGGGVHSPREAIGRRIAFCSENRKTEGVIGDLTVRENIILALQAKDGMFRTIPRKRQEELAGEYIRMLNINPPSPDQLIKNLSGGNQQKVLLARWLLTEPELFILDEPTRGIDIGAKAEIQKLVLTLSRQGMSFLFISSELEEVLRVSDRIAILRDRRKVKEISEKDMSQQQIMQAIAGG from the coding sequence GTGGATATAGCCTTGAGCACACAGCAGCCCATACTGCAAATGACCCGGATCCATAAACGGTTTCCTGGGGTGAAAGCTCTGACAGATGTGAGTCTGCGCCTGTTCCCCGGCGAGGTTCATGCCTTGATGGGTGAGAATGGCGCCGGCAAGTCCACCTTGATCAAGGTGCTGACCGGCGTTTATTCGATTGATGAAGGCCTTGTGGAGATGGAGGGCACAGCGATCTCCATGCGCAGCCCGCAAGAATCGCAGGCTGCGGGCATCAGCACCGTGTATCAGGAGGTGAATCTGTGCCCCAACCTGACCGTGGCCGAGAATATCTTCATCGGCCGGGAGCCGCGGCGGTTCGGCTGTATCCAGTGGAAGCAGATGAACCTGCGGGCGGCGGAGCTGCTCTCGGAACGGATGAATCTGCACATCGACGTCACCCTTCCCCTGCAGAGCTACTCTGTAGCGGTTCAGCAATTGGTTGCCATTGCCAGAGCGCTGAATATCTCGGCGAAGGTGCTGATTCTGGATGAGCCGACCTCAAGCCTGGATCAGAACGAAGTGGATCAGCTGTTCCGCATCATGAGGAAGCTCCAGCAGGAGGGGCTGTCGATTCTGTTTGTTACGCATTTTCTGGACCAGATGTATGAGATCTCCGACCGGGTTACCATTCTGCGCGGCGGTGAGCTGGTCGGTGAATACATGGCGAAGGAGCTAAGCCGCCTGGATCTCGTACTCAAGATGATCGGCAAGGAGCTTCATCTGCTGGATGAGCTGCCTGAGCTTGCGGCACAGGACAAGAACAGCCTGGGAGATGAACTGCTGAGGGCTGAAGGGCTGGGCCGCCGGGGCGGGATCGAGCCGTTCGACCTGGCGATCCGCAAGGGAGAGGTCGTCGGACTGGCCGGGCTGCTGGGTTCAGGAAGGACGGAGGCGGCCCGGCTGTTGTTCGGTGCCGACAAGCCGGACTTCGGGCAAGTGACACTGCCGTCATCTGGCGGCGGGGTTCACTCTCCCCGGGAAGCTATAGGACGGCGGATCGCCTTCTGCTCGGAGAACCGCAAGACCGAGGGGGTCATCGGCGATCTGACAGTAAGAGAGAACATTATTCTGGCGCTCCAGGCCAAGGACGGGATGTTCAGGACGATCCCGCGCAAGCGGCAGGAGGAGCTGGCCGGAGAATATATCCGCATGCTGAATATCAACCCGCCCAGCCCGGACCAGCTAATCAAGAACCTCAGCGGCGGCAATCAGCAGAAGGTGCTGCTGGCCCGCTGGCTGCTGACGGAGCCGGAGCTGTTCATCCTCGATGAGCCGACAAGAGGCATTGATATCGGGGCCAAAGCAGAGATTCAGAAGCTGGTGCTGACGCTCTCCCGGCAGGGGATGTCGTTCCTGTTCATCTCCTCGGAGCTTGAGGAAGTGCTGCGGGTCAGCGACCGGATCGCCATTCTGCGCGACCGCCGCAAGGTGAAGGAAATTTCAGAGAAGGACATGAGCCAGCAGCAGATTATGCAGGCGATTGCGGGAGGCTGA
- a CDS encoding ABC transporter substrate-binding protein, whose amino-acid sequence MKKLGKVGAVLALTLSMTLLGACSSNNGGNTAANAGKTDSAATKAPAANATKEAKDITLGFSQVGAESGWRSANTKSIQDSAKEAGYTLKFSDAQQKQENQIKALRSFIQQKVDVISFSPVVESGWDTVLKEAKAAGIPVVLTDRAVDSKDTSLYVTFLGSDFVEEGRKAGKWLTEQYKDASEDVNIVELQGTTGSAPANDRMAGFAEVIKDNPHLKVIASQTGDFTRAKGKEVMQAFLKANKDIDVLYAHNDDMALGAIQAIEAAGLKPGQDIKIISVDAVKDGMQAASEGKINFIVECNPLLGPQLMQVVKDVVDGKQVEARIVTEETTFTSEQAKEALPSRQY is encoded by the coding sequence ATGAAGAAGCTTGGGAAAGTAGGGGCTGTGCTTGCCCTGACCCTGTCCATGACCCTGTTAGGGGCTTGCAGCAGTAATAACGGCGGGAATACGGCGGCGAATGCAGGTAAGACAGACAGTGCAGCAACGAAGGCACCGGCGGCAAATGCCACCAAAGAGGCCAAGGACATCACGCTCGGCTTCTCACAGGTCGGGGCGGAGAGCGGCTGGCGCAGCGCGAATACGAAATCCATTCAGGATTCAGCCAAGGAAGCGGGCTACACGCTGAAATTCTCGGATGCCCAGCAGAAGCAGGAGAATCAGATCAAGGCACTGCGTTCTTTTATCCAGCAAAAGGTGGATGTCATCTCCTTCTCTCCGGTGGTCGAATCCGGCTGGGATACTGTGCTGAAGGAGGCGAAGGCGGCGGGCATCCCGGTGGTTCTGACAGACCGTGCGGTGGACTCCAAGGATACCTCGCTGTATGTTACCTTCCTGGGCTCCGATTTCGTGGAAGAAGGCCGCAAGGCAGGGAAGTGGCTGACCGAGCAGTATAAGGACGCTTCCGAAGACGTTAACATTGTGGAGCTGCAGGGAACTACAGGCTCTGCTCCGGCCAATGACCGGATGGCAGGCTTCGCCGAGGTCATCAAGGACAATCCGCACCTCAAGGTCATTGCTTCACAGACCGGCGACTTCACCCGCGCCAAGGGCAAGGAAGTCATGCAGGCCTTCCTGAAGGCTAATAAGGATATCGATGTGCTGTATGCCCATAACGACGATATGGCTCTGGGGGCTATTCAAGCGATTGAAGCGGCAGGGCTGAAGCCGGGCCAGGATATCAAGATTATCTCTGTCGATGCCGTGAAGGACGGAATGCAGGCGGCCAGTGAAGGCAAAATCAACTTCATCGTCGAATGCAATCCGCTGCTGGGACCTCAGCTGATGCAGGTCGTTAAGGATGTGGTCGATGGCAAGCAGGTAGAGGCCCGGATCGTGACCGAGGAGACAACCTTCACTTCTGAGCAAGCCAAGGAAGCTTTGCCTAGCCGCCAGTATTAA
- a CDS encoding cache domain-containing protein codes for MRITRWISSSLRAKLLALFIVLSTIPLIAVGLISYQKSYQSISSHSKASSMLQADMLGTNMDNLFKDTERLLELSNNPQVIHFLFSQSETYQEAKDILQTFTLYRDTYKYENVLNISLINLYGKGISERRGIFQSASNPLRNLHFQALSQNPELILRVPPPLITGYDRVDGFTYGDQGVISIMTAVKQRITHEVIGYIIVDLSDSFIKRVLRQGDDRDYRILLPAGRTEQPPLCSSCAGGRAGSRSGQPDPCRGKGPKRQLRASDGRPAPVHRPYLLAGDRLDDYRHSPVAGDCGRGEPDQTADYYQRGAEHYFCDHAPLSADPAANPAHPAAPAQDAPDRKWLSGSQSQAGRHR; via the coding sequence ATGCGGATCACACGCTGGATCTCCTCCAGTCTTAGAGCCAAACTGCTGGCTTTGTTCATAGTGCTGTCCACCATACCGCTGATTGCCGTCGGCCTCATTTCCTACCAGAAATCCTATCAATCCATCTCCAGTCACAGCAAGGCTTCAAGCATGCTTCAGGCCGATATGCTGGGAACGAATATGGACAACCTGTTCAAGGATACCGAGCGTCTGCTGGAGCTAAGCAATAATCCTCAGGTCATCCACTTTCTGTTCTCACAGTCGGAGACCTATCAGGAGGCCAAGGACATCCTGCAGACCTTCACCCTCTACCGGGACACCTATAAGTATGAGAATGTGCTCAACATCAGCCTCATTAACCTGTACGGCAAAGGCATCAGCGAGCGCCGGGGAATCTTTCAGTCCGCCAGCAACCCGCTGCGCAATCTGCATTTTCAGGCGTTATCCCAGAATCCCGAGCTTATCCTCCGGGTGCCCCCGCCGCTGATTACCGGCTACGACCGGGTAGACGGATTCACCTACGGGGATCAGGGGGTGATCTCGATTATGACGGCGGTCAAGCAGCGGATTACGCATGAGGTCATCGGCTATATCATTGTGGATCTGAGCGATTCCTTCATTAAAAGAGTTCTGCGACAAGGTGACGATCGGGACTACCGGATTCTTCTACCTGCTGGACGAACAGAACAACCCCCTCTATGTTCCTCCTGTGCAGGCGGGAGAGCTGGCTCTCGTTCAGGACAACCTGATCCCTGCAGGGGAAAAGGGCCGAAGCGGCAGCTTCGTGCTTCAGACGGGCGGCCCGCCCCGGTTCATCGTCCATACCTCCTCGCTGGCGACAGGCTGGACGATTATCGGCATAGCCCCGTTGCAGGAGATTGTGGCCGAGGCGAACCGGATCAGACAGCTGATTATTATCAGCGTGGGGCTGAGCATTATTTTTGCGATCACGCTCCATTATCTGCTGACCCGGCGGCTAACCCGGCCCATCCAGCTGCTCCAGCACAAGATGCGCCTGACCGCAAGTGGCTATCTGGAAGCCAAAGTCAAGCCGGACGGCACCGATGA
- a CDS encoding sensor histidine kinase produces the protein MRLTASGYLEAKVKPDGTDEIADLGQSFNIMVEQIKELLAQSIRKQQQLQKAELRTLQAQINPHFLYNTLDSIVWMAEAGNHDGVIRLVKALSAFFRLSLNNGRDWIQIRSELAHVQSYLIIQQMRYHDILEFKLEVAEELQEYPILNMTLQPLVENALYHGIKNKRGMGLIRIGGYTDGGSIMLTVSDNGIGIPAGRLEILRESIEHPIQSEDTEDTGQGGFGLQNVHQRLRLYFGPEYGIRLDSSEGYGTQITVRIPKNKGV, from the coding sequence ATGCGCCTGACCGCAAGTGGCTATCTGGAAGCCAAAGTCAAGCCGGACGGCACCGATGAGATTGCCGATCTCGGCCAGAGCTTCAACATCATGGTGGAGCAGATCAAAGAGCTGCTGGCCCAGAGCATCCGCAAGCAGCAGCAGCTGCAGAAGGCAGAGCTGCGGACGCTTCAGGCGCAGATTAACCCTCATTTTCTATACAATACCCTCGATTCAATTGTCTGGATGGCCGAAGCGGGGAATCACGATGGCGTAATCCGGCTGGTGAAGGCGTTATCCGCGTTCTTCCGGCTTAGCCTCAACAACGGGCGCGACTGGATACAGATCCGCTCCGAGCTTGCCCATGTGCAGAGCTATCTGATCATCCAGCAGATGCGCTACCATGACATCCTGGAGTTCAAGCTGGAGGTGGCGGAGGAGCTGCAGGAGTATCCGATTCTGAATATGACCCTGCAGCCGCTGGTCGAGAATGCCCTGTATCACGGAATTAAAAATAAGCGGGGCATGGGATTGATCCGCATTGGCGGCTACACCGACGGGGGCTCCATTATGCTTACAGTCTCGGACAATGGCATCGGCATTCCCGCCGGGCGGCTGGAGATTCTGCGGGAGTCGATTGAGCATCCCATCCAGTCGGAGGATACCGAGGACACCGGTCAGGGCGGCTTCGGCCTGCAGAATGTGCATCAGCGACTGCGGCTGTATTTTGGGCCCGAATATGGTATCCGTCTGGACAGCTCGGAAGGCTATGGCACACAAATTACAGTTCGCATACCCAAGAACAAGGGGGTCTAG
- a CDS encoding response regulator transcription factor: MKKIMLVDDEILIRENIRECIDWEKEGFHYCGDAPDGELALPIIEAQLPDILITDIKMPFMNGLELTSVVRQKFPQIKIIILSGHDDFQYAQKALRLGVEDYCLKPFSAADLLQLLRSVSARIDEELRIRHKYAYTPENLFADLCGGLISTAAAYESAAQLELQLTAPYYAAAIFTLHPLNIEESPEPPSASPDSEELLAGLLKEAADSFIYKRSRTETVLIYKGTDPVQMNQALDELCAAAKQRLREVCGLELSVSRGKVCERLQGIHLSYLEAENDRMFKQMSRMHSAAMLEVYYDPSANGVLLDRSRLVQFLKSGDHRQMSDFLLELSTELERMNWNSGYACYLMNDITLELVQTAKNGFRAAAGHAGILQELQTQLKQISSSDDGLQYLKRLYERLWEWRSEGADKHRELIDRVKQYIREQYDKEQLSLNDISKVVRVSPSHLSKTFSQATGQTITEFLTATRMDRAKELLKSTGHKTFEIAYLVGYNDQHYFSNLFKKVTGMTPMEFRKQGQTEDQLHTIRRGAGNE, encoded by the coding sequence ATGAAGAAGATTATGCTGGTGGATGACGAAATCCTGATCCGTGAGAATATCCGGGAATGCATCGACTGGGAGAAGGAGGGCTTCCACTATTGCGGTGACGCTCCCGACGGTGAGCTGGCGCTCCCTATCATTGAAGCGCAGCTGCCCGACATTCTGATTACCGATATCAAAATGCCGTTCATGAACGGCCTGGAGCTTACCTCTGTCGTCCGCCAAAAATTCCCGCAGATCAAAATCATCATCCTCAGCGGCCATGATGACTTCCAGTACGCCCAGAAGGCGCTGCGCCTGGGGGTGGAGGACTACTGCCTGAAGCCGTTCAGCGCTGCCGATCTGCTGCAGCTTCTGCGCAGCGTCAGCGCCCGGATTGACGAGGAATTGCGGATCAGGCACAAATATGCCTATACCCCCGAGAATCTGTTCGCGGATCTGTGCGGAGGCCTGATCAGCACCGCTGCTGCCTACGAATCGGCGGCACAGCTTGAGCTGCAGTTAACAGCCCCTTATTACGCCGCCGCCATATTCACTCTGCATCCGCTTAATATAGAGGAGTCGCCGGAGCCTCCCTCCGCTTCACCGGATTCAGAAGAGCTGTTAGCGGGTCTGTTGAAGGAGGCCGCCGACAGCTTCATCTACAAACGCAGCCGCACAGAGACGGTCCTGATCTATAAAGGCACTGATCCGGTCCAGATGAACCAGGCCCTGGATGAGTTGTGCGCGGCGGCGAAGCAGCGGCTGAGGGAAGTCTGCGGGCTGGAGCTGTCCGTCAGCCGGGGCAAGGTCTGCGAACGCCTTCAGGGCATTCACCTCTCCTATCTGGAAGCCGAAAATGACCGGATGTTCAAGCAGATGTCCAGAATGCATTCCGCCGCCATGCTTGAGGTGTATTATGACCCTAGCGCCAATGGAGTTCTGCTCGACAGAAGCCGGCTCGTCCAGTTCCTGAAGTCGGGCGACCACAGGCAGATGTCCGACTTCCTGCTGGAGCTCTCCACGGAGCTTGAACGGATGAACTGGAATTCCGGGTACGCCTGTTACCTGATGAACGACATCACCCTGGAGCTGGTGCAGACGGCGAAGAACGGGTTCCGCGCAGCCGCGGGCCACGCCGGCATACTCCAAGAATTGCAGACACAGCTGAAGCAAATCTCCAGTAGCGATGACGGCCTTCAGTATCTCAAACGGTTATACGAACGGCTATGGGAATGGCGGTCCGAGGGAGCGGACAAGCACCGTGAGCTGATCGACCGGGTGAAGCAGTATATCCGTGAGCAATACGACAAGGAGCAGCTCTCCCTGAATGACATCTCCAAAGTGGTCAGGGTCAGTCCCAGCCATCTGAGCAAGACCTTCAGCCAGGCGACTGGGCAGACCATCACGGAATTCCTGACCGCCACACGAATGGACCGGGCCAAGGAGCTGCTGAAATCAACGGGACACAAAACCTTTGAAATCGCCTATCTGGTCGGCTACAACGATCAGCATTATTTCTCCAACCTGTTCAAAAAGGTAACGGGGATGACGCCCATGGAATTCCGCAAGCAGGGCCAGACGGAGGATCAGCTTCATACGATCCGCAGAGGGGCGGGAAATGAGTGA